The Thiorhodovibrio litoralis genome includes a window with the following:
- the casA gene encoding type I-E CRISPR-associated protein Cse1/CasA, which yields MTLHYSLLDEPLIGVRLAADGSWTQLSLPALFVALTGDRIRDFPALRPHQRHPWHAFLVQLAALALHQSGRTEPFADETAWKAALLALTPDDPDGAAWCLVSPPDRPALMQAPVPEGTLKAWKNQLQVPDEIDMLVTSKNHDLKAARMTRCAPEDWLLALISLQTQEGFLGAGNYGISRMNGGFASRPAIGIVPVGGWGQRWQRDVRRLLDTRAEIVSDMDLCDQGGIALVWLHPWSGTESLAFSALDPFYIEICRRVRLIGSTTGLAALGTGSKVARIEAKSRNGMTGDAWTPIDLRAGKALTITAKGFDYKLAAELLFGQQKYRPPVAQTLVESDGQQGLVILAQGVTRGQGKTEGYHERRIPLSPKVRRFLMKKQTDTLAKIAAERISDISKIRSVLWTALATLFENGASKEKFGDSAKDKANVFSKHFEQHEDSRFFDGVLSLNDEVEAEYPEEIRLHWYLDMAERAEAILVDAFQSGPRSGEQRYRARAAALRRLRGGLRNPKTLPTLAHYYKAQQDSKETPDAQP from the coding sequence ATGACGCTGCATTATTCACTGCTCGACGAACCACTGATCGGCGTCCGCCTGGCGGCCGATGGCTCATGGACGCAACTCAGCCTGCCGGCGCTCTTTGTCGCCCTGACCGGTGATCGAATCCGCGACTTTCCGGCGCTGCGCCCCCATCAACGCCATCCCTGGCATGCGTTTCTGGTGCAGCTTGCCGCCCTGGCGTTGCATCAATCAGGACGCACCGAGCCTTTCGCCGATGAAACCGCGTGGAAGGCGGCTCTGTTGGCGCTGACGCCGGATGACCCGGATGGTGCGGCGTGGTGTCTGGTCAGCCCTCCTGATCGACCAGCGCTAATGCAGGCACCGGTACCAGAGGGAACACTGAAAGCCTGGAAGAACCAGCTTCAAGTCCCCGATGAGATCGATATGCTGGTGACATCGAAGAATCACGATCTCAAGGCGGCGCGGATGACCCGATGTGCCCCCGAGGATTGGTTGCTGGCTTTGATCAGCCTGCAAACCCAGGAAGGATTTCTCGGTGCGGGCAACTACGGAATATCAAGAATGAATGGTGGCTTTGCCAGCCGTCCCGCGATTGGCATCGTTCCCGTCGGTGGTTGGGGGCAACGCTGGCAGCGCGATGTCCGCCGCCTGCTCGACACCCGCGCCGAGATCGTCAGCGACATGGATTTGTGTGATCAGGGTGGGATTGCCCTGGTATGGCTGCATCCCTGGAGCGGAACCGAAAGCCTGGCTTTCTCTGCACTGGATCCGTTCTACATCGAAATCTGCCGGCGCGTTCGTCTGATCGGCTCCACCACTGGCCTGGCGGCCTTGGGCACCGGCAGCAAGGTTGCGCGCATCGAGGCCAAGAGTCGCAACGGAATGACGGGCGATGCCTGGACACCAATCGATCTCCGCGCGGGCAAAGCGCTAACGATCACTGCCAAGGGATTCGATTACAAACTGGCTGCCGAACTGCTCTTTGGCCAACAAAAATATCGGCCACCGGTCGCTCAAACACTGGTTGAAAGCGATGGGCAGCAGGGTCTCGTGATCCTGGCCCAGGGCGTCACACGCGGACAGGGTAAGACCGAGGGCTACCACGAGCGGCGCATTCCTCTGTCGCCGAAGGTGCGGCGCTTCCTGATGAAAAAACAGACCGACACCCTAGCGAAGATTGCCGCCGAGCGGATATCGGACATCAGCAAGATCCGCAGCGTGTTATGGACAGCCCTGGCCACGCTCTTTGAGAACGGTGCATCAAAAGAGAAGTTCGGCGACAGCGCCAAGGATAAAGCCAATGTGTTTAGCAAGCACTTCGAGCAGCACGAAGACAGCCGATTTTTCGATGGCGTGCTGAGTTTGAACGACGAAGTCGAGGCCGAGTATCCCGAGGAGATTCGCCTGCATTGGTATCTGGACATGGCCGAGCGCGCCGAGGCCATCCTCGTCGATGCCTTTCAGTCTGGGCCGCGCAGCGGCGAACAGCGCTATCGCGCCCGCGCGGCGGCACTGCGGCGGCTACGAGGCGGACTGCGCAACCCAAAAACCTTGCCCACCCTGGCGCACTATTACAAAGCCCAACAGGACTCCAAGGAGACACCCGATGCCCAGCCCTGA
- the casB gene encoding type I-E CRISPR-associated protein Cse2/CasB, whose product MPSPETASSSSVDPKPERSPITRLAQVIGQAARFEGDLYGLGKGEKAALARLDPEGELRPHQIAALARALVQAGLEPEHWRPETWQRWALIAHGLALTGHANGALGAQLHHADVSESRVTKLLTARGTTFRQLLPRLLRLLASREVAPNWHQLGGLILHESRDEEQAETIRMQIAARYFSAVSKSESQATA is encoded by the coding sequence ATGCCCAGCCCTGAAACCGCTTCCTCGTCCTCTGTCGATCCGAAGCCAGAGCGATCACCGATCACCAGACTCGCCCAAGTGATCGGTCAGGCCGCACGCTTCGAGGGCGATCTCTACGGCTTGGGTAAAGGCGAGAAAGCTGCACTGGCGCGCCTGGACCCCGAGGGCGAGCTGCGTCCCCATCAGATCGCCGCACTGGCGCGTGCGCTGGTGCAGGCCGGACTCGAACCGGAGCACTGGCGGCCCGAGACCTGGCAGCGTTGGGCGCTGATCGCGCATGGTCTGGCGCTGACCGGTCATGCCAACGGAGCCTTGGGCGCACAGCTTCATCATGCCGATGTGTCCGAATCGCGGGTCACCAAGCTCCTGACCGCGCGTGGCACGACCTTTCGTCAATTGCTGCCGCGCCTGTTACGCCTGCTCGCCTCCCGCGAGGTCGCCCCGAACTGGCATCAACTCGGCGGGCTGATCTTGCACGAAAGCCGCGATGAAGAGCAGGCCGAAACCATCCGTATGCAAATCGCTGCGCGTTACTTCTCCGCCGTGTCGAAATCCGAATCTCAGGCGACCGCTTGA
- the cas7e gene encoding type I-E CRISPR-associated protein Cas7/Cse4/CasC, translating to MTNQPRFIQIHTLHSYPAALINRDDAGLAKRLPLGNATRTRISSQCLKRHWRIAEDRFALSALKVPMAVRSRGTLEQMRKRIAEAGVAEPLALAAVEAMRDGGLVDKAGKDKKGEEALKTGQAVLMGCAEIDYLVQRCIDLAAETTEEKALRAAVGKMLKDEKKNITALKHGSGLESALFGRMVTSDVLASRDAAVYVAHAFTVHEAQVENDYFTVVDDLLRESGELGSAGIFDTELASGLYYGYVVVDVPQLVENLEAIKRQECFDPATPPEKRALAGQVVEHLLHLMATVSPGAKRGSTAPFDWASFMLVEAGDWQPRSLAGAFHEALPAADNTAPIRQRAMDRLGKEIGHMDEAYGAPLARRFMALDPVAIPQAERIDLNTLATWTAGIIQAGAC from the coding sequence ATGACCAACCAACCGCGTTTCATTCAAATTCACACCTTGCACAGCTATCCCGCTGCGTTGATCAACCGCGACGATGCCGGACTGGCCAAGCGCTTGCCGCTGGGCAATGCCACGCGCACCCGCATTTCCTCCCAATGCCTGAAGCGACACTGGCGCATTGCCGAGGATCGCTTTGCCTTGTCGGCACTCAAGGTGCCAATGGCGGTGCGGTCGCGCGGCACCCTGGAGCAAATGCGAAAGCGCATCGCCGAGGCCGGCGTTGCCGAACCACTGGCACTGGCTGCTGTGGAGGCCATGCGTGATGGCGGGCTGGTCGATAAAGCCGGCAAGGACAAAAAAGGCGAAGAAGCACTCAAAACGGGACAAGCCGTTCTGATGGGCTGCGCCGAGATCGATTACCTGGTGCAGCGCTGCATCGATTTGGCGGCGGAGACCACCGAGGAGAAAGCACTGCGCGCGGCAGTCGGCAAGATGCTCAAGGATGAGAAGAAAAACATCACAGCACTCAAGCACGGATCAGGTCTGGAATCAGCCCTGTTCGGGCGCATGGTCACCTCCGATGTGCTGGCCAGTCGGGATGCTGCTGTTTACGTCGCCCATGCCTTCACAGTTCATGAAGCCCAGGTCGAAAACGACTATTTCACCGTAGTCGATGACCTGCTGCGCGAAAGCGGGGAATTAGGCTCAGCCGGTATCTTCGACACCGAACTGGCCTCCGGTCTTTACTACGGCTATGTCGTGGTGGATGTCCCGCAGTTGGTCGAGAACCTGGAAGCGATCAAGCGTCAGGAATGCTTTGACCCCGCCACGCCGCCAGAGAAGCGCGCCTTGGCCGGCCAAGTGGTCGAGCATCTCTTACACCTGATGGCCACCGTCAGCCCCGGTGCCAAGCGCGGTTCAACCGCGCCCTTCGACTGGGCGTCGTTCATGCTGGTAGAAGCCGGAGACTGGCAGCCACGCAGTTTGGCCGGCGCCTTTCACGAGGCCCTGCCCGCAGCGGACAACACCGCGCCGATCCGCCAGCGCGCCATGGATCGGCTGGGCAAGGAGATCGGCCACATGGACGAGGCTTATGGAGCGCCTTTGGCGCGCCGTTTTATGGCGCTGGACCCGGTGGCCATCCCCCAGGCCGAGCGCATCGACCTGAATACTCTGGCGACTTGGACAGCCGGCATCATTCAAGCTGGAGCCTGCTGA
- the cas5e gene encoding type I-E CRISPR-associated protein Cas5/CasD has product MARHLLLRLQAPLMAFGGEAIDNFGVIRDFPALSMVVGLLANALGWRREETARHDRLQERLMLGARIERAGTRIQDYQTALLFENDSGWTTQGVPEGRAKSPSYSPQKDGSKSLTLQRFRDYHADRVLLIALRLEPAEESPTLDDLATALDRPARPLFLGRKPCLPSARLFVGWQPGDTLLHALQGAACPSADQDSLRVQWPDGEGTLPGDRHIELCDERRWNSGVHGGWRPIREGRLQREGEST; this is encoded by the coding sequence ATGGCGCGCCATTTATTGCTGCGGCTGCAAGCGCCGCTGATGGCCTTTGGTGGAGAGGCCATCGACAACTTTGGGGTGATCCGTGATTTTCCGGCGCTGTCGATGGTCGTCGGTCTGCTGGCCAATGCACTGGGCTGGCGGCGCGAGGAGACGGCACGGCATGATCGTTTGCAGGAGCGGCTCATGCTGGGAGCGCGGATCGAACGAGCAGGAACGCGAATCCAGGATTATCAAACGGCATTGCTATTTGAAAATGATTCTGGTTGGACAACTCAGGGCGTTCCGGAAGGACGCGCTAAGAGTCCAAGTTATTCACCACAGAAAGATGGTAGCAAGTCGCTAACATTGCAGCGGTTTCGCGACTACCACGCCGACCGAGTGCTGCTTATCGCCCTGCGTTTAGAGCCAGCCGAGGAATCGCCAACACTCGATGACCTGGCCACCGCCCTTGACCGACCTGCGCGTCCGCTGTTTCTCGGTCGCAAGCCTTGTCTACCGAGCGCACGCCTGTTCGTGGGTTGGCAGCCTGGGGACACCTTACTGCACGCCCTCCAGGGAGCCGCGTGCCCCTCAGCGGATCAAGACAGTCTGCGCGTGCAATGGCCCGATGGTGAGGGCACCTTGCCTGGTGATCGACACATCGAATTGTGCGATGAGCGTCGCTGGAACAGCGGCGTGCATGGTGGCTGGCGACCGATCCGCGAAGGACGACTTCAGCGCGAAGGTGAATCGACATGA
- the cas6e gene encoding type I-E CRISPR-associated protein Cas6/Cse3/CasE: protein MTLSLLHCAPDEQTLATWATRHRLLSPDGDFGYALHALLTAAFGDLSPQPFCYLGARQGLLAYTNQPPEQLRDHAALATPDVAQALGLDHLATRNFPSAWRPGQVLNFEVRARPVRRTKDGRERDVFLHAVDAQPAALGLDRESIYAQWMGQQLAAQQAAELMQIGMTAFRLSRVMRRTGPDAEGRRKSRAFSGPDAMFKGQLRIGDGEAFTRLLTRGIGRHRAFGFGMLLLKPAHSC, encoded by the coding sequence ATGACGCTTTCTCTGCTGCACTGCGCCCCCGATGAACAAACACTGGCCACTTGGGCGACCCGTCACCGGCTATTGTCTCCCGATGGAGATTTCGGCTATGCCTTGCATGCCCTACTGACGGCGGCCTTTGGGGACTTGTCGCCACAACCTTTTTGCTACCTGGGCGCGCGTCAGGGACTGCTGGCCTATACCAATCAGCCGCCGGAGCAATTGCGCGATCATGCTGCCTTGGCGACACCGGATGTTGCACAAGCGCTGGGGCTAGATCACTTGGCTACGCGGAACTTCCCAAGTGCCTGGCGTCCCGGACAGGTGCTGAACTTCGAGGTTCGGGCGCGACCAGTACGGCGCACCAAAGACGGACGCGAGCGCGACGTATTTCTGCATGCCGTCGATGCACAGCCTGCTGCGTTGGGATTAGACCGCGAGTCCATCTATGCTCAATGGATGGGGCAACAACTCGCCGCGCAGCAGGCGGCAGAGCTTATGCAGATCGGTATGACGGCATTCCGTCTCAGCCGCGTCATGCGCCGCACAGGCCCGGATGCCGAGGGACGGCGCAAATCTCGCGCATTCTCCGGGCCGGACGCTATGTTCAAGGGCCAACTTCGGATTGGCGATGGCGAAGCCTTTACCCGCCTTTTGACGCGCGGAATCGGCCGGCATCGCGCCTTTGGGTTTGGAATGCTGTTACTGAAACCGGCGCATTCATGCTGA
- the cas1e gene encoding type I-E CRISPR-associated endonuclease Cas1e — MLKGRLGLETSRMPHADRHGLIWFERGELCVIDGCLHFFQGKDSLTPYSVQIPHQSVSMILLGPGSTVTHDALRLLARHGTLLAAVGEDGVRCYTAPPLLPDRSDIARRQAELWGNPRRRISVARHMYALRLGEVLPHRDLDTLRGIEGSRVKLTYKLMAQRYGIEWKGRHYDRANPNAADIPNQAINHAATAVQAAAVVAVQAVAAIPQLGFIHEDSGQSFVLDVADLFRDTVTLQIAFTVAKRAETDDQTIDRLVRREAAKVFRKQGVIPAMIDRIKNVIRMEEVHASGHDRDA, encoded by the coding sequence ATGCTGAAAGGACGGCTCGGCCTCGAAACTTCGCGGATGCCCCATGCGGATCGGCATGGATTGATTTGGTTCGAGCGAGGGGAGTTATGCGTGATTGATGGGTGTTTGCACTTTTTTCAGGGCAAAGATTCCCTAACGCCCTATTCGGTGCAGATTCCCCATCAGAGCGTTTCCATGATCCTGCTTGGCCCTGGCAGTACGGTGACGCATGATGCGCTTCGCCTATTGGCTCGACATGGCACGCTGTTGGCGGCTGTCGGCGAGGATGGCGTGCGCTGCTACACCGCGCCCCCATTACTGCCGGATCGCTCGGACATCGCGCGGCGTCAGGCAGAACTCTGGGGAAACCCGCGCCGGCGTATCAGTGTGGCCCGCCACATGTATGCGTTGCGACTAGGGGAGGTGCTGCCTCATCGCGATCTGGATACGCTCAGGGGGATTGAAGGTTCTCGTGTCAAATTGACCTATAAGCTCATGGCACAGCGCTACGGAATTGAATGGAAAGGACGCCATTACGACCGCGCCAACCCGAATGCGGCGGACATCCCGAATCAGGCGATCAATCACGCCGCTACCGCCGTACAAGCGGCGGCTGTCGTTGCTGTGCAGGCCGTGGCGGCGATCCCTCAGCTGGGCTTTATCCATGAGGACTCGGGACAATCTTTCGTGCTTGATGTTGCTGATCTGTTTCGAGATACGGTAACTTTACAAATCGCGTTTACAGTCGCCAAGCGCGCAGAGACCGATGACCAGACCATTGATCGTCTCGTCCGGCGCGAAGCGGCCAAGGTGTTTCGCAAGCAGGGCGTGATTCCGGCAATGATCGACCGCATCAAAAATGTGATTCGGATGGAGGAAGTTCATGCCTCTGGTCATGATCGTGACGCGTGA
- the cas2e gene encoding type I-E CRISPR-associated endoribonuclease Cas2e: MPLVMIVTRDVADRYRGYLGSLMLEVAPTVYLSPRMNQGVRSRTWAVLSQWYQAEPGGSVVMVWRDANATGGIGIATLGTPPRELIEVDGLWLVRKPSQPDL, translated from the coding sequence ATGCCTCTGGTCATGATCGTGACGCGTGACGTGGCGGATCGCTATCGAGGTTACCTCGGATCGCTGATGCTGGAAGTGGCGCCGACTGTTTATCTCTCTCCACGGATGAATCAAGGCGTGCGCTCACGCACCTGGGCTGTCCTGTCGCAGTGGTATCAAGCCGAGCCTGGTGGAAGCGTGGTGATGGTGTGGCGTGATGCCAATGCAACGGGTGGTATTGGAATTGCCACGCTGGGAACGCCTCCGCGAGAACTCATCGAAGTAGATGGTTTGTGGCTAGTCAGAAAACCATCGCAACCCGATCTTTAA
- the istB gene encoding IS21-like element helper ATPase IstB has product MSEQDPQMLKQRAQALKLYGVLAHWAEVVDAPWLVSVLQWEEEARAQRSLERRMKQAHLGRFTPLADFDWNWPKRCDRAAIEELMGLGFVAEALNVVLIGPNGVGKTTIARNLARQAVLAGRTVLCTSAAAMLNALLEADGERALRARLNAYARVQLLLIDEIGYLSYSNRHADLLFEVVSRRYERHPTLVTTNRPFAEWGEVFPNAACVVSLIDRLVHHAEIIQIDGESYRLKEAKESATRRREQRAARTKPASKTPPAQPGEEHVSTPDDSL; this is encoded by the coding sequence ATGAGTGAACAGGATCCGCAGATGCTGAAACAACGCGCCCAGGCGCTGAAGCTCTATGGGGTGCTGGCGCATTGGGCGGAGGTGGTGGACGCGCCTTGGCTGGTGAGCGTGTTGCAGTGGGAGGAAGAGGCCCGGGCGCAGCGCTCGCTGGAGCGACGCATGAAGCAGGCGCACTTGGGGCGGTTCACACCACTGGCGGATTTCGATTGGAATTGGCCCAAGCGCTGTGATCGCGCGGCGATTGAGGAGTTGATGGGCCTTGGCTTTGTCGCCGAGGCGCTGAATGTGGTGCTGATCGGCCCCAACGGGGTGGGCAAGACGACGATTGCGCGCAATCTGGCGCGGCAGGCGGTGCTGGCCGGGCGCACGGTGCTGTGCACGTCGGCGGCGGCGATGCTCAATGCGCTGCTGGAAGCCGACGGGGAGCGGGCGCTGCGCGCGCGCCTGAATGCCTATGCCCGCGTGCAGCTGTTGCTGATCGATGAGATCGGGTATCTGTCGTATTCCAACCGCCACGCGGATTTGCTCTTTGAGGTGGTGTCACGCCGCTATGAGAGGCATCCGACCCTGGTGACAACGAACCGCCCCTTTGCCGAGTGGGGGGAGGTGTTTCCCAATGCCGCCTGTGTGGTGTCGCTGATCGATCGCTTGGTCCATCACGCGGAGATCATTCAGATCGATGGGGAGTCCTATCGGCTCAAGGAGGCGAAGGAGTCCGCGACGCGGCGGCGTGAGCAGCGCGCGGCACGGACCAAGCCGGCGTCAAAGACGCCTCCAGCACAGCCAGGAGAGGAGCATGTATCCACCCCCGATGATTCCCTATGA
- the istA gene encoding IS21 family transposase, which produces MTIPSELEAKILRYFLAEHWRVGTIAQQLGVHHATVDRVLSQSGLPKVERAARPSLIDPYLPFVVETLKTYPRLTASRLYAMVRERGYRGGPDHFRHLIAHVRPRPQPEAFLRLKTLPGEQAQVDWGHFGKLTIGRATRTLMAFVMVLSFSRAVFLRFFLDAQMANFLRGHVGAFAAWGGVPRVLLYDNLKSAVLERQGEAIRFHPTLLELAGHYRFEPRPVAVARGNEKGRVERAIRYIRDSFFAARTFSDLADLNAQADTWCQGQAADRPCPEDRAQSVRAVFEQERPHLLALPPVPFPTEEQVAVSVGKTPYVRFDRNDYSIPHTHVRRTLTVVASLGQVRVLDGAAVIATHARSFDAGAQVEDPAHVAELVARKRAARQHRGQDRLIQAVPISQTLLTQAAERGEPLGSMTAALLRLLDSYGAAELTAAIEEALAREVPHPNAVRLALERRREARGQPPPIPVTLPADARVREVVVRTPALGDYDQLHDEPPRED; this is translated from the coding sequence ATGACCATCCCTTCCGAGCTCGAAGCCAAGATCCTGCGCTACTTCCTTGCTGAGCACTGGCGCGTCGGCACCATCGCCCAGCAGCTCGGCGTGCATCACGCCACCGTCGATCGGGTGCTGTCCCAGTCCGGACTGCCCAAAGTCGAGCGCGCCGCGCGTCCCTCGCTCATCGACCCCTATCTGCCCTTTGTCGTGGAGACGCTCAAGACCTATCCGCGTCTCACCGCCAGCCGGCTCTATGCCATGGTGCGCGAGCGCGGCTATCGCGGCGGGCCGGATCATTTCCGCCATTTGATTGCCCATGTGCGCCCACGCCCGCAGCCCGAGGCCTTTCTGCGCTTAAAGACCCTGCCCGGTGAGCAGGCCCAAGTCGACTGGGGCCACTTTGGCAAGCTCACCATTGGCCGGGCCACCCGCACCCTGATGGCCTTTGTGATGGTGCTGAGCTTCTCGCGGGCGGTGTTTCTGCGCTTCTTTCTCGATGCCCAGATGGCCAACTTCCTGCGCGGGCATGTCGGCGCCTTCGCGGCCTGGGGCGGCGTGCCGCGGGTGCTGCTGTATGACAACCTCAAAAGCGCGGTGCTTGAGCGCCAGGGCGAGGCAATACGCTTTCATCCAACGCTGTTGGAACTGGCCGGTCATTATCGCTTCGAGCCACGTCCGGTCGCGGTGGCGCGAGGGAATGAAAAAGGCCGCGTGGAGCGGGCGATTCGCTACATTCGCGACAGTTTCTTTGCTGCGCGCACCTTCAGTGATCTGGCGGATTTGAATGCCCAGGCTGATACCTGGTGTCAGGGCCAGGCGGCGGATCGGCCGTGCCCGGAGGACCGCGCGCAGTCAGTGCGCGCGGTTTTTGAACAAGAACGCCCGCATCTGCTGGCCTTGCCGCCGGTTCCCTTTCCTACCGAAGAGCAGGTGGCGGTGTCGGTCGGGAAGACGCCCTATGTGCGCTTTGACCGCAACGACTATTCCATTCCCCACACTCATGTGCGCCGCACGCTCACGGTGGTGGCGTCGCTCGGGCAGGTGCGGGTGCTCGATGGGGCCGCGGTGATCGCCACTCATGCGCGCTCCTTCGATGCCGGGGCGCAGGTGGAGGACCCGGCGCATGTGGCCGAGCTGGTGGCGCGCAAGCGCGCCGCGCGTCAGCACCGGGGGCAGGATCGGTTGATCCAGGCGGTACCGATCAGTCAGACCCTGCTGACCCAGGCCGCTGAACGCGGGGAGCCCTTGGGCAGCATGACGGCGGCTTTGCTGCGCCTGCTCGATTCCTATGGGGCGGCGGAGCTGACAGCGGCAATCGAGGAGGCGCTGGCGCGCGAGGTGCCGCATCCCAATGCGGTGCGCCTGGCGCTGGAGCGCCGCCGCGAGGCGCGCGGACAGCCGCCGCCGATTCCGGTCACCCTGCCGGCGGATGCGCGGGTGCGCGAGGTGGTGGTGCGCACCCCGGCGCTGGGGGATTACGACCAGTTGCATGATGAACCGCCACGGGAGGACTGA
- a CDS encoding ATP-binding protein, translated as MLFELIAHRYERATVIIPSNQAFADWDQIFPDAMMTVAAVDRLVHHATIIEIGADSYRRKQALNQFGAESGSARPAPASTTMPASKTPSTLESEPAAPTGRNLPA; from the coding sequence GTGCTCTTTGAGCTGATCGCCCATCGCTACGAGCGCGCCACTGTGATCATCCCCTCCAACCAAGCGTTCGCCGATTGGGATCAGATCTTCCCCGATGCGATGATGACAGTGGCCGCCGTCGATCGACTGGTCCACCACGCGACCATCATCGAGATCGGCGCCGACAGTTACCGGCGTAAGCAGGCCCTCAATCAGTTCGGCGCCGAGTCCGGGAGTGCGCGCCCGGCGCCGGCGAGCACGACAATGCCGGCGTCAAAGACCCCCAGCACGCTGGAGAGCGAACCCGCCGCGCCGACCGGCAGAAACCTCCCAGCGTAG
- a CDS encoding thioredoxin family protein, with the protein MHHQFMHRVLLIGCLWLASLGTAQAGDFDDATVMHIDKPAWFKDSFLDLPEDIEEARAAGKQGLMILFTTQGCSYCAEFIRTSLGDPTLAARLQTQFDAIGLEIFSDAELTAPDGTSERVKTFAKRAGAGFAPTLLFYGEGGELLYRGVGYHDPQRFGLVLDYLTEGHPEEQSFADFAATRPMTPQATSVEYQLAPDPLFTNPPYALSRQPLPADHPLLVIFEANGCGDCARFHQEVLTVPEVRQQLERFEVVRLDTEDDQTPILAPDGQATTPAQWWAATGFSERPALLFFDEQGSEVLGTDALVLRQRMLNSIYYVLERAYEKDWTYQRFARTRALERVNSAQDKGGESR; encoded by the coding sequence ATGCACCATCAATTCATGCACCGCGTACTGCTGATCGGCTGTCTTTGGCTCGCCAGCCTTGGCACGGCTCAGGCCGGCGATTTCGATGACGCCACTGTCATGCACATCGACAAACCGGCCTGGTTCAAAGACTCCTTTCTCGATCTGCCGGAGGACATTGAGGAGGCGCGCGCGGCCGGCAAGCAGGGACTGATGATTCTGTTCACCACCCAGGGCTGCTCCTACTGTGCCGAATTCATCCGTACCAGCCTGGGCGACCCAACACTGGCGGCGCGGCTGCAAACGCAGTTTGACGCAATCGGTCTCGAGATCTTCAGCGACGCCGAGCTGACCGCACCGGATGGCACCTCAGAGCGGGTCAAGACGTTCGCCAAGCGCGCCGGCGCCGGCTTTGCACCCACGTTGCTGTTCTATGGCGAGGGCGGCGAATTGCTCTACCGCGGCGTGGGCTACCATGATCCCCAGCGCTTCGGGTTGGTTCTGGACTATTTGACCGAGGGTCACCCCGAGGAACAGTCCTTCGCCGACTTCGCCGCGACGAGGCCGATGACACCCCAAGCAACGAGCGTGGAATATCAGCTGGCCCCTGATCCGCTGTTCACCAATCCACCCTATGCCTTGAGCCGCCAGCCGTTGCCGGCCGATCACCCGCTGTTGGTGATCTTCGAGGCGAATGGCTGTGGAGATTGCGCACGCTTCCACCAGGAGGTACTGACGGTGCCTGAAGTCCGTCAGCAGCTGGAACGCTTCGAGGTGGTCCGCCTCGATACTGAGGATGACCAGACGCCGATTCTCGCGCCAGATGGGCAAGCCACCACGCCGGCGCAGTGGTGGGCCGCAACCGGATTCAGCGAGCGACCGGCGCTCTTGTTTTTTGATGAACAGGGCAGCGAGGTTCTGGGGACCGATGCGCTCGTCCTGCGCCAGCGGATGCTGAATTCGATCTACTACGTGCTTGAACGCGCCTACGAGAAGGATTGGACCTATCAGCGCTTCGCCCGCACTCGCGCTTTGGAACGGGTGAACAGCGCGCAAGATAAAGGCGGCGAATCGCGATGA